In Populus nigra chromosome 1, ddPopNigr1.1, whole genome shotgun sequence, one genomic interval encodes:
- the LOC133677926 gene encoding gibberellin 2-beta-dioxygenase 8-like, whose translation MNRSGCTTGYSQCVRTPQVAISGCMPLPRSHSFLYLIRPISPFIKMDPPFQEKYRSLFNDYTIVSKDKDDSLMNANDECELPLIDLQRLKLEYSEREQCVKEIKQAASEWGFLQVVNHGIPQEMLKSLQYEQRKAFQHPFRKKAEDNILNLSANSYRWGNPRATCLRQLAWSEAFHVPLTDISRIGDAYKSLSASIEAFTTTANALAKGVAEILAENLGVSSTFFEENCPEETSYLRMNRYPPCPFSSEVFGLIPHTDSSFLTVLNQDQIGGLQLLKNGRWINVKPNPEALVINIGDLFQVLSNDVYKSIKHRVLAPQQVERFSLAFFYCPTYETVIESSIKPSKYKEFTFREFMMQIQRDLKATGDKVGVSRFLL comes from the exons ATGAATAGGTCTGGTTGCACAACAGGGTACAGCCAATGTGTGCGAACACCGCAGGTTGCCATAAGCGGTTGCATGCCATTACCAA GATCACATTCTTTCCTTTACCTCATCCGTCCCATCTCTCCCTTCATAAAAATGGATCCTCCATTTCAAGAGAAATACAGATCCCTCTTCAACGATTATACCATAGTATCAAAAGACAAGGATGATAGTCTAATGAATGCTAATGATGAGTGTGAGCTGCCTCTCATAGATCTTCAGCGTTTGAAACTTGAATACTCGGAGAGAGAGCAATGTGTAAAGGAGATAAAGCAGGCTGCAAGTGAATGGGGATTCCTTCAAGTTGTCAATCATGGGATTCCACAAGAGATGTTGAAGAGCCTTCAATACGAGCAAAGGAAGGCTTTCCAACATCCGTTCAGAAAAAAGGCTGAAGACAACATTCTGAATTTGTCTGCAAATAGTTACAGATGGGGAAACCCTAGAGCCACTTGTTTGAGGCAGCTCGCATGGTCAGAAGCCTTCCACGTACCTCTCACTGATATTTCAAGGATCGGTGATGCATACAAGAGTCTCAG TGCAAGCATTGAAGCTTTCACAACAACAGCTAACGCATTAGCTAAAGGCGTGGCAGAAATTCTGGCTGAGAATCTGGGAGTTTCATCCACTTTCTTTGAAGAGAATTGTCCAGAAGAAACTAGTTATCTTCGAATGAACAGATATCCGCCATGTCCATTCTCTTCTGAGGTCTTTGGCTTGATACCTCATACCGATAGTAGTTTCCTCACTGTACTAAATCAAGATCAGATTGGAGGATTGCAACTATTGAAAAATGGAAGATGGATTAACGTTAAACCTAATCCAGAAGCTCTAGTGATTAATATTGGTGACTTATTCCAG GTATTGAGCAATGATGTTTACAAAAGCATCAAGCATCGGGTGCTTGCCCCCCAACAAGTTGAAAGGTTTTCTTTGGCATTTTTCTATTGCCCCACTTATGAGACTGTGATAGAGAGTAGCATCAAGCCATCAAAGTATAAGGAGTTCACATTCAGAGAGTTTATGATGCAGATTCAAAGGGATCTTAAAGCTACTGGTGATAAAGTTGGGGTCTCAAGGTTTCTTCTGTGA